A portion of the Cyanobium sp. PCC 7001 genome contains these proteins:
- the tig gene encoding trigger factor, whose translation MSPAAASPAPTSPSSADPASSEASREALTVKASPRPGSRMALEVAISGARSQASYDAALEKLSRSVKLPGFRKGKVPRPVLLQQIGPLRLRATALEELVDAAFRDALALEEVAPIGRPELSEAFEAVLERFQPGTDLSFTLELDVEPTPSLKKTRGLQAEAEAIRYDPARVDELIEQSRKQLATLVPVEDRSAASGDVAVLAFSGTFTDTGEAISGGSSEATEVELEEGRMIPGFVEGVIGMAVGESRSVDCQFPESYPQEDAAGRPARFEISLKDLKTRELPALDDAFAQQASDKQTLAELRADLETRLKEDAERRARAARHEALLNALVAELEVELPETLVQQEIRNLIEQTAGQIAQQGMDVKKLFTPDLVRSLMDTSRPEAEQRLRRSLALQALAKAEAIALEDGEIEAKVKEISRGLSQQGNIDPNRLRQVVADDLLQEKLLDWLEGNSSITEKAPEAESAAASDKDDAQGQATGEAKAEKAAKPAKAKSKEKPAASES comes from the coding sequence ATGAGTCCTGCTGCCGCCTCCCCCGCCCCCACCAGCCCCTCCAGCGCCGATCCGGCGTCCAGCGAGGCGTCCAGGGAGGCGCTCACGGTGAAAGCCAGCCCCAGGCCGGGGAGCCGGATGGCCCTCGAGGTGGCGATCAGCGGCGCCCGCAGCCAGGCCAGCTACGACGCTGCCCTCGAGAAGCTCAGCCGCAGCGTGAAGCTGCCTGGATTCCGCAAGGGCAAGGTGCCCCGCCCCGTGCTGCTGCAGCAGATCGGCCCCCTGCGGCTGCGGGCCACCGCGCTGGAGGAGCTGGTGGATGCCGCCTTCCGCGACGCCCTGGCCTTGGAGGAGGTGGCCCCGATCGGCCGCCCGGAGCTGAGCGAGGCCTTTGAGGCCGTGCTGGAGCGCTTCCAGCCCGGCACCGACCTCAGCTTCACCCTGGAGCTGGATGTGGAGCCCACGCCCAGCCTCAAGAAGACCCGCGGCCTCCAGGCCGAGGCCGAAGCCATCCGCTATGACCCGGCCCGGGTCGACGAGCTGATCGAGCAGTCGCGCAAGCAGCTGGCCACGCTGGTGCCGGTGGAGGACCGCAGCGCCGCCAGCGGCGACGTGGCCGTGCTCGCATTCAGCGGAACCTTCACCGACACCGGGGAAGCGATCAGCGGTGGCAGCAGCGAGGCCACGGAGGTGGAGCTGGAGGAGGGCCGCATGATCCCCGGCTTCGTGGAGGGGGTGATCGGCATGGCGGTGGGCGAGAGCCGCAGCGTGGACTGCCAGTTCCCCGAGAGCTATCCCCAGGAGGACGCCGCCGGTCGGCCCGCCCGCTTCGAGATCAGCCTCAAGGACCTCAAGACCCGCGAGCTGCCGGCCCTGGATGACGCCTTCGCCCAGCAGGCCAGCGACAAGCAGACCCTGGCCGAACTGCGGGCCGATCTGGAGACCCGCCTGAAGGAGGACGCCGAGCGCCGGGCCCGGGCGGCCCGCCACGAGGCCCTTCTCAATGCCCTCGTGGCCGAGCTGGAGGTGGAGCTGCCCGAAACCCTGGTGCAGCAGGAGATCCGCAATCTGATCGAACAGACTGCCGGCCAGATCGCCCAGCAGGGCATGGATGTGAAGAAGCTCTTCACCCCCGATCTGGTGCGCAGCCTGATGGACACCTCCCGCCCCGAGGCCGAGCAGCGCCTGCGCCGCAGCCTGGCCCTGCAGGCCCTGGCCAAGGCCGAGGCCATCGCCCTGGAGGATGGGGAGATCGAGGCCAAGGTGAAGGAGATCAGCCGCGGCCTCAGCCAGCAGGGCAACATCGACCCGAACCGGCTGCGCCAGGTGGTGGCCGACGATCTGCTGCAGGAAAAGCTGCTCGACTGGCTCGAAGGCAACAGCAGCATCACCGAGAAGGCGCCCGAGGCCGAATCAGCCGCCGCATCGGACAAGGACGACGCGCAGGGCCAGGCGACGGGGGAGGCCAAGGCGGAGAAGGCCGCCAAGCCCGCCAAGGCCAAGAGCAAGGAGAAGCCGGCCGCTTCCGAGTCCTGA
- a CDS encoding aspartate-semialdehyde dehydrogenase, giving the protein MPRRPLRVAILGATGAVGQELLQLLEERAFPVGDLLPLASARSAGQALRWQDRTLTVEPVDATVFEGVDLVLASAGGSVSRRWAPVAAAAGAVVIDNSSAFRLNPAVPLVVPEVNPGSALAHQGIIANPNCTTILLTLALAPLQARRPIERVVVSTYQSASGAGARAMEELRQLSRTVLDGGEPVSTVLPHSLAFNLFLHNSPLQPNGYCEEELKMLHETRKIMGLPELRLSATCVRVPVLRAHSEAVNIRFAEPFPVDEARALLAQAPGVELIENFETNRFPMPTDVTGRDPVAVGRIRQDLSDPNALELWLCGDQIRKGAALNAVQIAELLLQPQPGGDA; this is encoded by the coding sequence CTGCCGCGTCGCCCTCTGCGGGTGGCGATCCTTGGCGCCACCGGCGCCGTGGGTCAGGAGCTGCTGCAGCTGCTGGAGGAGCGGGCCTTCCCGGTGGGGGACCTGCTGCCGCTGGCCTCAGCCCGCTCCGCCGGGCAGGCCCTCCGCTGGCAGGACCGCACGCTCACGGTCGAGCCGGTGGACGCGACCGTGTTCGAGGGGGTGGATCTGGTGCTGGCCTCCGCCGGCGGTTCGGTGTCACGCCGCTGGGCGCCGGTGGCGGCGGCGGCGGGTGCCGTGGTGATTGACAACTCCAGCGCCTTCCGCCTCAATCCCGCCGTGCCGCTGGTGGTGCCCGAGGTGAATCCCGGGAGCGCCCTGGCCCACCAGGGCATCATCGCCAACCCCAACTGCACCACGATCCTGCTCACCCTGGCCCTGGCGCCCCTCCAGGCCCGGCGCCCGATCGAACGGGTGGTGGTGAGCACGTACCAGTCGGCCAGCGGGGCCGGGGCGCGGGCGATGGAGGAGCTGCGGCAACTCAGCCGCACCGTGCTGGATGGGGGCGAGCCGGTGAGCACCGTGCTGCCCCACTCGCTGGCGTTCAACCTGTTCCTCCACAACTCGCCGCTCCAGCCCAACGGCTACTGCGAGGAGGAGCTCAAGATGCTCCACGAAACCCGCAAGATCATGGGCCTGCCGGAGCTGCGGCTGTCGGCCACCTGCGTGCGGGTGCCGGTGCTGCGGGCCCATTCCGAGGCGGTGAACATCCGCTTCGCGGAGCCGTTCCCGGTGGACGAGGCCCGGGCCTTGCTGGCCCAGGCTCCAGGGGTTGAACTGATCGAGAACTTCGAGACCAACCGCTTCCCCATGCCCACCGATGTGACCGGTCGCGACCCGGTGGCGGTGGGCCGCATCCGTCAGGACCTCAGCGACCCCAATGCGCTCGAGCTCTGGCTCTGCGGCGATCAGATCCGCAAGGGCGCCGCCCTCAATGCCGTGCAGATCGCCGAACTCCTGCTGCAACCCCAGCCTGGAGGTGACGCTTGA
- the dapA gene encoding 4-hydroxy-tetrahydrodipicolinate synthase, protein MSAAVQSPPWSRAPFGRVVTAMVTPFRPDGQVDLELAARLADHLVSHGSDGLVICGTTGESPTLSWEEQHALFAAVKQAVGERARLVAGSGSNCTAEAIEATREAAALGADGALVVVPYYNKPPQDGLEAHFRAIAQAAPDLPLMLYNIPGRTGTSLAPETVARLVELPNVVAFKAASGSTDEVSALRLCCGDRLAIYSGDDALTLPMLAVGAVGVVSVASHVAGPQIARLVHAFLDGDPALALALHEQLLPLTRALFCTTNPVPVKAALELQGWPVGAPRLPLLAASEAVKQRLSETLAALRPT, encoded by the coding sequence TTGAGCGCAGCCGTCCAGTCGCCGCCCTGGAGCCGGGCCCCCTTCGGCCGGGTGGTGACGGCCATGGTCACGCCGTTCCGGCCGGATGGGCAGGTGGACCTGGAGCTGGCCGCCCGGCTGGCCGACCACCTGGTGAGCCATGGATCCGATGGGCTGGTGATCTGCGGCACCACCGGTGAATCCCCCACCCTCAGCTGGGAGGAGCAGCACGCCCTGTTCGCTGCGGTGAAGCAGGCGGTGGGCGAGCGGGCCCGCCTGGTGGCCGGCAGCGGCAGCAACTGCACCGCCGAGGCGATCGAGGCCACCCGGGAGGCCGCGGCCCTCGGGGCCGACGGAGCCCTGGTGGTGGTGCCGTACTACAACAAGCCTCCCCAGGACGGGCTGGAGGCCCACTTCCGTGCCATCGCCCAGGCGGCGCCGGACCTGCCTCTGATGCTCTACAACATCCCGGGGCGCACCGGCACCAGCCTGGCGCCGGAGACCGTGGCACGGCTGGTGGAGCTGCCCAACGTGGTGGCGTTCAAGGCCGCCAGTGGCAGCACCGATGAGGTGAGCGCCCTGAGGCTCTGCTGCGGCGACCGGCTGGCGATCTACTCCGGCGACGATGCCCTCACCCTGCCGATGCTGGCCGTGGGCGCCGTGGGTGTGGTGAGCGTGGCCAGCCACGTGGCCGGTCCCCAGATCGCCCGTCTGGTGCACGCCTTCCTGGATGGCGATCCGGCCCTGGCCCTGGCGCTGCATGAGCAGCTCCTGCCCCTGACCCGGGCCCTCTTCTGCACCACCAACCCGGTGCCTGTGAAAGCGGCCCTCGAGCTGCAGGGCTGGCCGGTGGGTGCCCCAAGACTTCCCCTTCTCGCTGCGAGTGAAGCCGTGAAACAACGCCTCTCCGAAACCCTGGCTGCCCTGCGTCCCACCTGA
- a CDS encoding ribonuclease J, translated as MSSSNGRSSSPDKQPALRVIPLGGLHEIGKNTCVFEYGDDIMLVDAGLAFPSDGMHGVNVVMPDTSYLKENQKRIRGMIVTHGHEDHIGGIAHHLKNFNIPVIHGPRLALSMLTGKMEEAGVMDRTILQTVAPRDVVKVGQHFSVEFIRNTHSMADSFSLAITTPVGTVIFTGDFKFDHTPVDGEHFDMARLAHYGEQGVLCLFSDSTNAEVPGFCPPERSVFPKLDQHIAQAEGRVIITTFASSIHRVAMILELAMKNGRKVGLLGRSMLNVIAKARELGYMRAPDDLFVPIKQIRDLPDRETLLLMTGSQGEPLAALSRISRGEHPQVQVKPSDTIIFSASPIPGNTISVVNTIDRLMMLGAKVVYGKGEGIHVSGHGFQEDQKLMLALTKPKFFVPVHGEHRMLVAHAKTGMSMGIPPENTLIIDNGDVVELTPDSIRKGEAVKAGIELLDASRNGIVDARVLKERQQLAEDGVITLLAAISTDGVMAAPPRVNLRGVVTTADARKLSLWAEREITWVLENRWNQLSRNTGGKAPDVDWVGVQREVELGLQRRLRRELQVEPLIICLVQPAPAGTPAYKGRADAEPDSRPAPRGRGGRDGGRDASRQGVRDGGRDNGRDSRGADRAPSRELAAVGAPAPAPRAAVKVVPAPGASVSPEPEIAGRTRRRRSAASR; from the coding sequence ATGTCCAGTTCCAACGGCCGCAGCAGTTCCCCCGACAAGCAGCCCGCCCTGCGGGTGATTCCTCTCGGCGGCCTCCACGAGATCGGCAAGAACACCTGTGTGTTCGAGTACGGCGACGACATCATGCTGGTGGATGCCGGCCTGGCTTTCCCCAGCGACGGCATGCACGGCGTCAATGTGGTGATGCCGGACACCAGCTATCTGAAGGAAAACCAGAAGCGCATCCGCGGCATGATCGTGACCCACGGTCACGAAGATCACATCGGTGGCATTGCCCACCATCTCAAGAACTTCAACATCCCGGTGATCCATGGGCCGCGGCTGGCGCTCTCCATGCTCACGGGCAAGATGGAGGAAGCCGGGGTGATGGACCGCACCATCCTCCAGACGGTGGCCCCCCGCGATGTGGTGAAGGTGGGGCAGCACTTCTCCGTGGAGTTCATCCGCAACACCCACTCGATGGCCGACAGCTTCTCGCTGGCCATCACCACGCCGGTGGGCACCGTGATCTTCACCGGTGACTTCAAGTTCGACCACACGCCCGTGGATGGCGAGCACTTCGACATGGCACGCCTGGCCCACTACGGCGAGCAGGGCGTGCTCTGCCTGTTCAGCGACTCCACCAATGCCGAGGTGCCGGGCTTCTGCCCTCCCGAGCGTTCGGTGTTCCCCAAGCTCGACCAGCACATCGCCCAGGCCGAAGGGCGGGTGATCATCACCACCTTCGCCAGCTCCATCCATCGCGTGGCGATGATTCTGGAGCTGGCGATGAAGAACGGCCGCAAGGTGGGCCTGCTGGGCCGCTCCATGCTCAACGTGATCGCCAAGGCCCGCGAGCTGGGCTACATGCGGGCCCCCGATGATCTGTTCGTGCCGATCAAGCAGATCCGTGACCTGCCCGATCGTGAAACCCTGCTGCTGATGACCGGCAGCCAGGGTGAGCCCCTGGCCGCCCTCAGCCGCATCTCCCGCGGTGAGCATCCCCAGGTGCAGGTGAAGCCCTCGGACACGATCATCTTCTCGGCCAGCCCCATCCCCGGCAACACCATCTCCGTGGTCAACACCATCGACCGGCTGATGATGCTGGGCGCCAAGGTGGTCTACGGCAAGGGCGAGGGCATCCACGTGTCCGGCCATGGCTTCCAGGAGGACCAGAAGCTGATGCTGGCCCTCACCAAGCCCAAGTTCTTCGTGCCGGTGCACGGCGAGCACCGCATGCTCGTGGCCCACGCCAAGACCGGCATGTCGATGGGCATTCCGCCCGAGAACACCCTGATCATCGACAACGGCGACGTGGTGGAGCTCACCCCGGATTCGATCCGCAAGGGGGAAGCGGTGAAGGCCGGCATCGAGCTGCTGGATGCCTCCCGCAACGGCATCGTGGATGCCCGGGTGCTCAAGGAGCGTCAGCAGCTGGCCGAAGACGGTGTGATCACCCTGCTGGCCGCCATCAGCACCGACGGCGTGATGGCCGCACCGCCCCGGGTGAATCTGCGCGGCGTGGTCACCACCGCCGATGCCCGCAAGCTCAGCCTCTGGGCCGAGCGGGAGATCACCTGGGTGCTGGAGAACCGCTGGAATCAGCTCAGCCGCAACACCGGCGGCAAGGCCCCCGACGTGGACTGGGTGGGTGTGCAGCGCGAGGTGGAGCTGGGTCTGCAGCGCCGCCTGCGGCGCGAACTTCAGGTGGAGCCCCTGATCATCTGCCTGGTGCAGCCCGCCCCTGCGGGGACCCCGGCCTACAAGGGCAGGGCCGATGCCGAACCCGACAGCCGGCCCGCTCCCCGGGGCCGCGGCGGCAGGGATGGCGGCCGTGACGCCAGCCGCCAGGGTGTCCGTGACGGCGGTCGTGACAATGGACGCGACAGCCGCGGTGCCGATCGCGCTCCCAGCCGCGAGCTGGCTGCGGTGGGAGCTCCGGCCCCGGCTCCACGGGCAGCGGTGAAGGTGGTGCCGGCCCCCGGGGCCAGCGTCAGTCCTGAGCCTGAGATCGCCGGCCGCACCCGCCGCCGGCGCTCAGCGGCCTCCCGCTGA
- the tilS gene encoding tRNA lysidine(34) synthetase TilS, with protein MSDPTPRHAAAAPWSADHLRLHRALRRRPELLPAGESLLVAVSGGQDSMALVALLRDLRRLHGWTLHLWHGDHGWRPASGDQARQLQAWAEAEGLPFSLARWEQPVQDEASARSWRYASLLARATALGATRVVTGHTASDRAETFLFNLARGSHRRGLGSLRPLRPLGGTVMLARPLLGFGRADTARLCGALQLPVWPDAGNSDPRFSRNRLRGEVLPVLEALHPGAERRLAALAAGLAEEEEAQTELGDLALSGLLGLPPAIDQSRAGRATARLPDRLPLAALQRLQRANQAVLLQRWLERRTGRRLQRRSLDLLLDRLGRDGGWGPLHLPDGWRLREQRSTLLLTRESSGPCDDGQS; from the coding sequence GTGTCCGATCCCACGCCCCGCCATGCCGCCGCGGCCCCCTGGAGCGCCGACCATCTGCGGCTGCACCGCGCGCTGCGGCGGCGCCCCGAGCTGCTGCCCGCCGGGGAGAGCCTGCTGGTGGCGGTGTCGGGCGGACAGGACTCGATGGCCCTGGTGGCACTGCTGCGCGATCTGCGGCGTCTGCACGGCTGGACCCTGCACCTCTGGCACGGCGACCACGGCTGGCGGCCCGCCTCCGGCGACCAGGCCCGGCAGCTGCAGGCCTGGGCCGAGGCGGAGGGACTGCCCTTCAGCCTGGCCCGCTGGGAGCAGCCGGTTCAGGATGAGGCCTCGGCCCGCAGCTGGCGCTACGCCAGCCTTCTGGCCCGGGCGACTGCCCTGGGAGCCACCCGGGTGGTGACCGGACACACCGCCAGCGACCGCGCCGAGACCTTCCTGTTCAACCTGGCCCGGGGCAGCCACCGCCGCGGACTGGGCAGCCTGCGGCCGCTGCGGCCCCTGGGCGGCACGGTGATGCTGGCGCGGCCGTTGCTGGGCTTCGGCCGGGCGGACACGGCGCGCCTCTGCGGGGCGCTGCAACTGCCCGTGTGGCCCGATGCGGGCAACAGCGATCCCCGCTTCAGCCGCAACCGGCTGCGGGGCGAGGTGCTGCCGGTGCTGGAGGCCCTGCACCCGGGAGCCGAGCGCCGTCTGGCCGCACTGGCGGCGGGGCTTGCCGAGGAGGAGGAGGCCCAGACCGAGCTGGGCGACCTGGCCCTGTCCGGGTTGCTGGGCCTTCCGCCGGCGATCGATCAGAGCCGTGCGGGCCGCGCGACGGCACGGCTGCCGGATCGGTTGCCGCTGGCCGCGCTACAGCGGCTCCAGCGGGCCAACCAGGCCGTGCTGCTGCAGCGCTGGCTGGAGCGCCGCACCGGACGGCGACTGCAACGACGCAGCCTGGACCTGTTGCTGGATCGCCTGGGCCGGGATGGGGGATGGGGCCCGCTGCACCTTCCGGACGGCTGGCGTTTGCGGGAGCAGCGAAGCACACTGCTTCTGACCCGTGAGAGCTCCGGCCCCTGCGATGACGGCCAATCCTGA
- a CDS encoding DUF561 domain-containing protein: MPFGPSRLDQLPASLRAALAERRLLKVIAGLTNFDPASVERISRAAGRGGADLIDVACDPALVQRAAAVSGLPICVSAVDPELFPAAVAAGATLVEIGNYDAFYPLGRRFEAAEVLDLTRRTRALLPAVVLSVTVPHVLPLDEQEQLAVELVAAGADIIQTEGGTSARPFSPGTLGLIEKAAPTLAAAHAISRSLAAAAETGPVAPVLCASGLSAVTLPLAIAAGAAGVGVGSAVNRLDDEVAMVAVVRGLRQALAGAGITAARSQPMAPSAE; this comes from the coding sequence ATGCCGTTCGGCCCCTCCCGCCTCGACCAGCTGCCCGCCTCCCTGCGCGCCGCCCTGGCGGAGCGCCGCCTGCTCAAGGTGATCGCCGGCCTCACCAACTTCGATCCGGCCTCCGTGGAGCGCATCAGCCGGGCCGCGGGCCGCGGCGGTGCCGACCTGATCGATGTGGCCTGCGATCCGGCGCTGGTGCAGCGCGCCGCCGCCGTGTCCGGGCTGCCCATCTGCGTGTCGGCGGTGGATCCCGAGCTGTTCCCTGCCGCCGTGGCCGCCGGGGCCACCCTGGTGGAGATCGGCAACTACGACGCCTTCTACCCCCTCGGTCGCCGCTTCGAGGCCGCCGAGGTGCTCGACCTCACCCGCCGCACCCGGGCCCTGCTGCCCGCGGTGGTGCTGAGCGTCACGGTGCCCCACGTGCTGCCCCTCGATGAGCAGGAGCAGCTGGCCGTGGAGCTGGTGGCGGCTGGAGCCGATATCATCCAGACCGAAGGCGGCACCAGCGCCAGACCCTTCAGCCCCGGCACCCTCGGTCTGATCGAGAAAGCGGCGCCCACCCTGGCCGCGGCCCATGCCATCAGCCGTTCCCTCGCCGCCGCGGCTGAAACCGGGCCCGTGGCGCCCGTGCTGTGCGCCTCCGGCCTCTCCGCCGTCACCCTGCCGCTCGCCATCGCCGCCGGTGCCGCCGGCGTGGGGGTGGGTTCGGCCGTGAACCGCCTGGACGATGAGGTGGCCATGGTGGCCGTGGTGCGGGGGCTGCGCCAGGCCCTGGCCGGCGCCGGCATCACCGCCGCGCGGAGCCAACCCATGGCGCCATCGGCGGAGTGA
- a CDS encoding phage holin family protein yields the protein MGSLVWLLQWPIRAIVLLIVAWLPLGVEVDSFGIALLAAVVIGLLGTLLIWPLKALMALPWAITSLGGIITPISWLYNWAITVILFGLAAWLIQGFRLKQGLLSAVLGAVVYAVLSAVILRALGLNVDFTRVSAAMSGVAAG from the coding sequence ATGGGTTCTCTCGTGTGGCTGCTCCAGTGGCCGATCCGCGCCATCGTTCTGCTGATCGTGGCCTGGTTGCCCCTCGGGGTGGAGGTGGACAGCTTCGGCATCGCCCTGCTGGCGGCCGTGGTCATCGGTCTGCTGGGCACCCTGCTGATCTGGCCCCTCAAGGCCCTGATGGCGCTGCCGTGGGCCATCACCAGCCTCGGCGGCATCATCACGCCGATCAGCTGGCTCTACAACTGGGCGATCACGGTGATCCTCTTCGGCCTGGCCGCCTGGCTGATCCAGGGCTTCCGGTTGAAGCAGGGCCTGCTCAGCGCCGTGCTCGGGGCCGTGGTCTACGCCGTGCTGTCGGCGGTGATCCTGCGCGCGCTCGGGCTCAACGTCGACTTCACCCGCGTCTCGGCGGCGATGAGCGGCGTCGCTGCGGGCTGA
- the uvrB gene encoding excinuclease ABC subunit UvrB — protein sequence MVPFQLHAPYAPKGDQPTAIAGLVGGVEGGERYQTLLGATGTGKTFTIANVIARTGRPTLVLAHNKTLAAQLCNELREFFPNNAVEYFISYYDYYQPEAYVPVSDTYIAKTASINEEIDMLRHSATRSLFERRDVIVVASISCIYGLGIPSEYLKAAVTFQVGDTLNLRGSLRELVNNQYSRNDLEISRGRFRVRGDVLEIGPAYEDRLVRIELFGDEVEAIRYVDPTTGEILQSLETINIYPAKHFVTPKERLQEAIQAIRAELRERLDVLNGQGRLLEAQRLEQRTTYDLEMLEQVGYCNGVENYARHLAGREAGTPPECLIDYFPDDWLLVVDESHVTCSQLQAMYNGDQSRKQVLIEHGFRLPSAADNRPLKGEEFWQKARQTIFVSATPGNWELEQSHGQVVEQVIRPTGVLDPVVEVRPTEGQVDDLLGEIRVRADRQERVLVTTLTKRMAEDLTDYLAENGVRVRYLHSEIHSIERIEIIQDLRNGEYDVLVGVNLLREGLDLPEVSLVAILDADKEGFLRAERSLIQTIGRAARHVEGVALLYADNLTDSMAKAIEETERRRGIQQAYNEKHGITPTAAGKRAGNAILAFLEVSRRLNDEQLEQATEQAEHNGVPLDSLPELIQQLEEKMKTAAKNLEFEEAANLRDRIKGLRQKLVGRA from the coding sequence ATGGTTCCGTTCCAGCTCCACGCCCCCTACGCACCCAAGGGCGACCAGCCCACGGCCATCGCCGGCCTGGTGGGCGGCGTCGAGGGGGGCGAGCGCTACCAGACCCTGCTCGGCGCCACCGGCACCGGCAAGACGTTCACGATCGCCAATGTGATCGCCCGCACCGGCCGGCCCACGCTGGTGCTGGCCCACAACAAGACCCTGGCGGCCCAGCTCTGCAACGAGCTGCGCGAGTTCTTTCCGAACAACGCCGTCGAATACTTCATCTCCTACTACGACTACTACCAGCCGGAGGCGTATGTGCCCGTCTCCGACACCTACATCGCCAAGACCGCCTCGATCAACGAGGAGATCGACATGCTGCGCCACTCGGCGACCCGCTCGCTGTTCGAGCGGCGCGATGTGATCGTGGTGGCCTCGATCAGCTGCATCTACGGCCTGGGCATCCCCAGCGAATACCTCAAGGCGGCTGTGACCTTCCAGGTGGGCGACACGCTCAACCTGCGCGGCTCCCTGCGGGAGCTGGTGAACAACCAGTACTCCCGCAACGACCTGGAGATCTCCCGCGGCCGCTTCCGGGTGCGGGGCGATGTGCTCGAGATCGGCCCCGCCTACGAGGACCGGCTGGTGCGGATCGAGCTGTTCGGCGATGAGGTGGAGGCGATCCGCTACGTGGACCCCACCACCGGCGAGATCCTGCAGAGCCTGGAGACCATCAACATCTATCCGGCCAAGCACTTCGTCACCCCCAAGGAGCGCCTGCAGGAGGCGATCCAGGCGATCCGCGCGGAACTGCGGGAGCGCCTCGATGTGCTCAACGGCCAGGGCCGGTTGCTGGAGGCCCAGCGGCTGGAGCAGCGCACCACCTACGACCTGGAGATGCTGGAGCAGGTGGGCTACTGCAACGGCGTGGAGAACTACGCCCGCCACCTGGCCGGCCGCGAAGCCGGCACGCCGCCGGAGTGCCTGATCGACTACTTTCCCGACGACTGGCTGCTGGTGGTGGATGAGAGCCACGTGACCTGCTCCCAGCTCCAGGCCATGTACAACGGCGACCAGAGCCGCAAGCAGGTGCTGATCGAGCACGGCTTCCGCCTGCCCAGCGCTGCCGACAACCGGCCGTTGAAGGGGGAGGAGTTCTGGCAGAAGGCGCGGCAGACGATCTTCGTGAGCGCCACACCTGGCAACTGGGAGCTGGAGCAGAGCCATGGCCAGGTGGTGGAGCAGGTGATCCGCCCCACCGGCGTGCTCGATCCGGTGGTGGAGGTGCGTCCCACCGAGGGCCAGGTGGACGATCTGCTGGGTGAGATCCGGGTGCGGGCCGACAGACAGGAGCGGGTGCTGGTGACCACCCTCACCAAGCGCATGGCCGAGGACCTCACCGACTACCTGGCCGAGAACGGCGTGCGGGTGCGCTACCTGCACTCCGAGATCCACTCGATCGAGCGGATCGAGATCATCCAGGACCTGCGCAACGGCGAGTACGACGTGCTGGTGGGCGTGAACCTGCTACGGGAGGGTCTGGATCTACCGGAGGTGTCGCTGGTGGCGATCCTCGATGCCGACAAGGAGGGCTTCCTGCGGGCCGAACGCTCCCTGATCCAGACCATCGGCCGCGCCGCCCGCCACGTGGAGGGGGTGGCCCTGCTCTACGCCGACAACCTCACCGACTCGATGGCGAAGGCGATCGAGGAAACGGAGCGCCGCCGCGGCATCCAGCAGGCCTACAACGAGAAGCACGGCATCACGCCCACGGCAGCGGGCAAGCGGGCGGGCAACGCGATCCTGGCCTTCCTGGAGGTGTCGCGCCGCCTCAACGACGAGCAGCTGGAGCAGGCCACCGAGCAGGCGGAGCACAACGGCGTGCCACTCGATTCGCTGCCGGAGCTGATT